In Methylotenera mobilis JLW8, the following are encoded in one genomic region:
- a CDS encoding DUF2238 domain-containing protein — MMTAHRCCYYIVLLSLLGVAFVWSAIHPVDRLTWALEVAPVMIALPVLFATYRSFVFTQLVYALILIHAVILLVGGHYTYAEVPLFNWLRDTYELSRNYYDRVGHFAQGFVPAMVAREILLRKSPLVAGRWLFFIVSCICLSISAFYEFIEWWVAAYEGGAADAFLGTQGDVWDTQWDMLMALIGAMAAQAFLARLQDRQMMNVSR, encoded by the coding sequence ATGATGACCGCACATCGTTGTTGCTACTACATTGTTTTACTCAGTCTCCTGGGTGTTGCGTTTGTTTGGTCTGCAATCCATCCTGTTGATAGGTTGACATGGGCGCTGGAAGTGGCGCCTGTGATGATTGCCTTGCCTGTATTGTTTGCTACCTACCGTTCTTTTGTTTTTACCCAGTTGGTTTATGCGCTGATATTAATTCACGCTGTCATTTTGTTGGTTGGTGGGCATTACACCTATGCTGAGGTGCCTTTGTTTAATTGGTTGCGCGATACGTATGAACTGTCTCGCAACTATTACGATAGGGTTGGGCATTTTGCACAAGGGTTTGTGCCTGCGATGGTGGCGCGCGAAATCTTATTAAGAAAATCCCCTTTGGTGGCTGGTCGTTGGCTGTTCTTTATTGTGAGCTGCATTTGCCTTAGCATTAGTGCGTTTTACGAGTTTATCGAATGGTGGGTGGCGGCTTATGAGGGCGGCGCTGCGGATGCGTTTTTGGGGACGCAAGGTGATGTGTGGGATACGCAGTGGGACATGCTGATGGCCCTAATAGGGGCGATGGCTGCGCAGGCGTTTTTGGCAAGACTGCAGGACCGGCAGATGATGAATGTGTCACGTTGA
- a CDS encoding sulfatase-like hydrolase/transferase: MTAPIQNNILKTYFLLTYVAVLALVSDSIPVASIFQDGLIPTGFMLITWLLYGLYYLLPAIVVTALVKFISKKNTRAVYATAVISGGLTTLVMYANAKLFSLYGMFFNGFILNLVATPGGIESLGGSSASDVGFALIALGFMSAQALALWLVHYFYIKKSAPQLSFKFLPITALVATVFVHMGFALDSYTTNQLNVVAQAIPFYQTVSARGFFKSLGLTTKREAKLKLKGKLNYPLNPIQFKQPAKPYNIIWLTSESWRADTLNEKIMPNSWEFAKGAARFTRNYSTGNGTRMGVFGMFTAMPGNYWFPFLEERRGAAIIDVLQQQQYQMSFYTSAKFSYPEFDKTIFAHVPAEQLHDKNKGASGWENDRNNVTDLLSFIDQRDKSKPFFTFMFFESPHARYYFPPESVIATPYRDDLNYATLSKTALRDNIVPIKNRYINSVHHLDMQYGRIFDYLKQHQLLDNTIVILIGDHGEEFMEHGFWGHNSTFVDQQVRTPLVIYKPGSAPLVSDQMTSHMDVVPTIMPLIGVSNPSSDYSTGYNLLAGEKRTHTYISDWDKVTYVDDDVKITQPVNAKSFALMTSSRGDDTALPSDERKGLLQQKQPAMLQLVQDLSKFFKKKDGHRPAPPR, translated from the coding sequence ATGACGGCTCCAATTCAAAACAACATACTGAAAACATATTTCTTACTCACTTACGTTGCAGTGCTAGCGCTGGTATCTGATTCAATCCCGGTTGCGAGCATTTTCCAGGATGGCTTAATCCCTACCGGCTTTATGCTCATCACCTGGTTGCTATATGGCTTATATTACTTACTACCAGCCATCGTCGTTACCGCATTAGTTAAATTTATTAGCAAAAAAAATACCCGTGCTGTGTATGCAACCGCAGTGATTAGCGGAGGCCTCACCACCTTAGTCATGTATGCAAATGCCAAATTGTTTTCACTTTACGGCATGTTCTTTAATGGATTTATCCTCAACCTAGTCGCCACCCCTGGCGGCATTGAGTCCCTAGGTGGAAGCAGTGCATCTGACGTGGGCTTCGCACTGATTGCGCTCGGGTTTATGAGCGCACAAGCCCTAGCTTTATGGTTAGTACACTATTTTTATATAAAAAAATCAGCACCGCAGTTATCGTTCAAATTTCTACCGATTACCGCTCTCGTTGCCACTGTATTTGTACATATGGGCTTTGCTTTAGATAGCTACACCACTAACCAGTTAAATGTCGTTGCACAAGCCATTCCGTTTTACCAAACAGTATCGGCTCGTGGCTTCTTTAAAAGCCTAGGGCTGACCACTAAGCGTGAAGCTAAACTTAAACTAAAAGGTAAGCTCAACTACCCACTTAACCCGATTCAATTCAAACAACCAGCCAAGCCATACAATATTATCTGGTTAACTTCAGAGTCTTGGCGCGCAGATACCCTCAACGAAAAAATCATGCCTAACAGCTGGGAGTTTGCCAAAGGCGCGGCTAGATTTACCCGTAACTACAGCACCGGCAATGGTACACGTATGGGCGTATTTGGCATGTTTACCGCCATGCCTGGCAACTATTGGTTTCCTTTCTTGGAAGAACGCCGCGGTGCCGCCATTATTGATGTGTTGCAGCAACAGCAATACCAAATGAGCTTTTACACCAGCGCCAAATTCTCTTACCCGGAGTTTGATAAGACTATTTTTGCACACGTGCCAGCCGAGCAACTACACGACAAGAACAAAGGTGCCAGCGGTTGGGAAAATGACCGTAACAATGTCACTGATTTGCTGTCGTTTATTGATCAACGCGACAAAAGCAAACCGTTCTTCACATTTATGTTTTTTGAATCACCGCACGCACGCTACTACTTTCCGCCTGAAAGCGTGATTGCAACGCCATATCGCGATGACCTCAACTACGCTACCTTAAGTAAAACTGCGCTACGTGACAATATTGTGCCGATTAAAAATCGCTACATTAACTCCGTGCATCATTTAGATATGCAATATGGTCGTATATTCGACTACTTGAAACAGCACCAACTGTTAGACAACACGATTGTTATCCTCATCGGCGATCACGGCGAGGAGTTTATGGAGCACGGCTTCTGGGGCCACAACTCTACGTTTGTAGACCAGCAGGTACGTACCCCACTCGTTATTTACAAGCCAGGCTCAGCACCGTTGGTGAGCGACCAAATGACCAGCCATATGGACGTTGTGCCCACCATCATGCCATTAATCGGTGTGAGCAATCCAAGTAGCGACTACTCCACTGGTTACAACCTGTTAGCTGGCGAAAAGCGCACTCACACTTATATTTCAGATTGGGACAAAGTCACTTACGTGGATGATGATGTGAAAATCACCCAGCCAGTAAATGCTAAAAGTTTCGCGCTGATGACCTCCAGCAGGGGCGATGACACAGCGCTGCCTAGCGATGAACGTAAGGGATTATTGCAGCAGAAACAGCCTGCCATGCTGCAATTGGTGCAGGATTTAAGTAAATTCTTCAAGAAAAAAGATGGTCACAGACCAGCACCCCCCCGATAG
- the recN gene encoding DNA repair protein RecN: protein MLQTLSIRDFVIVDQLDLDFQSGFTVLTGETGAGKSILIDALSLALGARGEGGVTRAGCDKAEISACFSLQNNVEALTWLAEQEIAHDEPELLLRRVIYADGRSRAFINGASATMQQLKELGEFLVDIYSQNAHHSLLKAVTQRQILDEFGGLLGVAKNVAEQYKHWYRLHGLRLELEKNAEAYADELALLRDNVRELSALAFEAQEWDALQHEHLLLSNGASLINSGENCLELLSEGELSALNLLAQVQHHLQGMQAYDASLVEVSESLDSGVIQLQEASRSLNRYIQRMELDPARLSEVDARIQSIHAAARKYRSRVEDLPVLLQSWQERMAELSSFADDGALAEQERVAFSEYTKLAESLSTGRAAAAAILHQKITAEMQRLSLSGGQFSVALTPVAPSASGLEQVEFLVAGHAGVAPRSLSKVASGGELSRISLAIRVVTAQQGSIPTMIFDEVDVGIGGGVAEVVGNLLKQLGEQRQVLVITHLPQVAALGKHHLRVSKSQAGGQTLSTIAALSADSRIEEVARMLGGIALTETTRQHAKEMLLG, encoded by the coding sequence ATGCTACAAACACTTTCAATTCGCGATTTCGTCATTGTTGATCAGCTTGATCTGGATTTTCAATCAGGGTTTACGGTGCTGACGGGTGAAACTGGTGCAGGTAAATCAATTCTGATTGATGCGCTGTCTTTGGCTTTGGGCGCACGCGGTGAAGGTGGCGTGACCCGTGCTGGCTGCGACAAAGCTGAGATTAGTGCATGTTTTTCACTGCAAAATAATGTTGAAGCATTAACTTGGTTGGCCGAGCAGGAGATTGCGCATGATGAGCCTGAGCTGCTATTACGCCGTGTTATCTACGCTGATGGCCGCTCACGTGCTTTCATTAATGGCGCTTCAGCCACCATGCAACAGCTTAAAGAGCTGGGTGAGTTTTTGGTTGATATCTACAGTCAGAATGCCCATCACTCTCTGCTTAAAGCCGTAACTCAGCGTCAAATTCTAGATGAGTTTGGCGGCTTGTTAGGTGTGGCAAAAAATGTAGCGGAGCAATATAAGCATTGGTATCGCCTGCATGGCCTGCGTTTGGAGTTGGAGAAGAACGCAGAGGCTTATGCCGATGAGTTAGCTTTGCTGCGAGATAACGTACGTGAACTCTCGGCGCTAGCGTTTGAAGCGCAAGAGTGGGATGCGTTGCAGCATGAGCATTTGTTGCTTTCCAATGGCGCCAGCTTAATTAATAGTGGTGAAAATTGCTTGGAGCTATTGAGCGAAGGCGAGTTGTCTGCGCTCAATTTATTGGCGCAAGTGCAGCACCATCTGCAAGGCATGCAGGCTTATGATGCCAGTTTGGTTGAGGTTTCTGAGTCTCTGGACTCAGGTGTGATTCAACTGCAAGAAGCAAGCCGTTCTCTAAATCGCTACATTCAGCGCATGGAGCTGGATCCTGCACGTTTGAGTGAGGTGGATGCGAGGATACAGTCTATACACGCTGCCGCGCGCAAATATCGGTCGCGAGTGGAGGATTTACCCGTTCTACTTCAAAGCTGGCAGGAGAGAATGGCTGAGTTGTCCAGTTTTGCAGACGATGGCGCACTGGCTGAGCAGGAGCGTGTGGCTTTTAGTGAGTATACAAAGTTAGCTGAAAGTTTAAGTACGGGCCGGGCAGCTGCTGCCGCTATCCTGCACCAAAAAATCACTGCTGAAATGCAGCGCTTGTCTCTCAGCGGGGGACAGTTTTCAGTAGCGTTAACGCCTGTTGCGCCTAGTGCCAGTGGTTTGGAACAGGTTGAGTTTTTGGTGGCAGGTCACGCGGGCGTTGCGCCACGTTCACTCAGTAAAGTGGCTTCTGGAGGTGAGTTGTCACGTATCAGTTTGGCAATACGTGTGGTGACGGCACAACAAGGCAGTATCCCAACCATGATTTTTGATGAGGTTGACGTTGGTATTGGCGGTGGCGTAGCAGAAGTGGTAGGTAACTTGCTGAAGCAATTGGGTGAGCAGCGACAAGTGTTAGTGATTACCCACTTGCCACAGGTGGCGGCGCTTGGTAAGCATCATTTGCGAGTAAGTAAATCTCAGGCTGGCGGTCAAACCTTAAGTACGATTGCCGCATTAAGTGCAGATAGCCGGATTGAGGAAGTAGCACGTATGCTGGGTGGGATAGCGCTTACCGAAACAACAAGGCAGCATGCCAAGGAAATGTTGTTAGGGTAA
- the dapB gene encoding 4-hydroxy-tetrahydrodipicolinate reductase, translated as MANPLKVVIAGCSGRMGHALLEGVFSDVELVLHGALDRAENVHLGRDAGEQFGRVSGVRVVSDIDVALKDADVLVDFTRPEASMAYLAACQKYKVKMIIGTTGFSVEEKQVIEAAAKNIAIVFAPNMSVGVTLLINLVEQAARVLNEGYDIEVVEMHHRYKVDAPSGTALRLGEAAAQGLGQDLKDCAVYAREGVTGEREAGKIGFATMRGGDVVGDHTVVLAGIGERVELTHKASSRATFALGALRAAKYLAVKDSGLYDMRDVLGLR; from the coding sequence ATGGCAAATCCATTGAAAGTTGTAATTGCAGGTTGCTCAGGCCGGATGGGCCACGCTTTGTTAGAGGGCGTGTTTTCCGACGTTGAGTTGGTATTGCACGGTGCGCTAGATCGTGCAGAAAATGTACATTTAGGCCGTGATGCGGGCGAGCAGTTTGGTCGTGTGTCAGGGGTGCGCGTGGTTTCTGATATTGACGTTGCGCTAAAAGATGCAGACGTGCTGGTTGATTTCACAAGGCCGGAAGCAAGCATGGCTTATTTAGCGGCATGTCAAAAATACAAGGTAAAGATGATTATCGGAACCACTGGCTTTTCTGTGGAAGAAAAGCAGGTAATTGAGGCTGCGGCAAAAAATATTGCCATTGTATTTGCGCCGAACATGAGTGTAGGTGTGACCTTGCTAATTAATCTGGTAGAGCAGGCTGCACGCGTGCTCAATGAAGGCTACGATATTGAGGTGGTGGAAATGCATCATCGCTATAAAGTGGATGCGCCATCTGGTACCGCTTTGCGTTTGGGTGAGGCGGCAGCTCAAGGTCTGGGGCAAGATTTGAAAGACTGTGCAGTGTATGCGCGCGAGGGTGTGACCGGTGAGCGTGAGGCGGGTAAAATTGGTTTTGCCACCATGCGTGGCGGTGACGTGGTGGGTGACCATACTGTGGTGTTGGCTGGTATTGGCGAGCGCGTGGAATTAACGCACAAGGCAAGCAGCCGTGCAACTTTTGCCTTGGGTGCGCTGCGTGCTGCCAAGTATTTAGCAGTTAAAGATTCAGGTCTGTACGACATGCGGGATGTGTTGGGTTTGCGCTAG
- a CDS encoding NAD(+) kinase, translating to MQTNFKKIALIGKYMNVSALQLMQADLADLARHLSARHYEVWVEENTAHHAQLTSYQTLAISEIGQVADLAIVMGGDGTMLSVARSLIDADVPLVGVNRGRFGFLTDLRAEDMLVEIDRILAGDSIEEPRMLLSTDVVRDNQIIYTSHALNDVVIKSGLRLIELEIEIDGKFVYKQRSDGLIVGTPTGATAYALSAGGPILHPNLEAISLVPICPHTLSNRPIAVSSASNIVVTVVQFDEAQLSFDGQFQLGLEVGDKIVIRRAEKTISLLHPVEYCYFDMLRNKLNWG from the coding sequence GTGCAGACAAACTTTAAAAAAATAGCGCTTATCGGCAAATATATGAATGTATCGGCTTTACAGTTGATGCAGGCGGATTTAGCAGACTTAGCCCGACATTTATCCGCCCGGCACTATGAGGTGTGGGTTGAGGAAAATACCGCACATCATGCTCAGCTTACTAGCTACCAAACGTTAGCTATAAGTGAAATCGGTCAGGTTGCAGATCTTGCAATCGTCATGGGTGGTGATGGCACCATGCTCAGTGTTGCTCGTAGTTTAATTGACGCTGATGTTCCTTTGGTCGGTGTCAATCGTGGTCGTTTTGGTTTTTTAACCGATTTGCGCGCAGAAGATATGCTGGTTGAAATTGATCGCATCCTCGCGGGAGATTCCATAGAAGAACCGCGTATGTTGTTATCCACCGATGTGGTGAGAGATAACCAGATTATTTACACTAGCCATGCACTGAATGATGTGGTGATTAAGAGCGGTTTGCGCTTGATCGAGCTGGAAATTGAAATCGATGGTAAGTTCGTTTATAAGCAGCGTAGTGATGGCCTGATTGTTGGCACACCGACCGGTGCAACAGCCTATGCGTTGTCGGCTGGCGGGCCGATTCTACACCCTAATTTAGAAGCAATCTCACTAGTGCCCATCTGTCCGCATACGCTGAGTAACCGCCCAATTGCAGTGAGTAGTGCGAGTAATATCGTTGTTACCGTAGTGCAGTTTGATGAAGCCCAGTTAAGCTTTGATGGTCAATTCCAACTTGGTTTGGAAGTGGGTGATAAAATCGTAATACGCCGTGCAGAAAAGACAATCTCACTGCTACATCCCGTGGAGTATTGCTATTTTGATATGCTCAGAAATAAACTAAACTGGGGTTAA
- the bamE gene encoding outer membrane protein assembly factor BamE, whose product MRYFSSLRYLVVLLVLLCTACGTALPSIKPYKLDVQQGNVVTSKMLLQLRPGMTKSQVRFIMGTPLIQDSFHGNRWDYVYQMREAGKIIEQRRVILDFEKDLLKAVRGDVIPAGSAAPETERANTGTRLVEPYKKPEEKSLINKLKFWEKDEAAPAKAPEEKAPAAKADVKKVPELKAVEPKAAEQIKVDAVEQPAATDASPSMLAVPLAVPVAPSTEAAVAAPAAVASPAPVVEATPVIPEVVKQSEPEVVPQVAAPVESPVNSPLYESASGMVFDRKLRSLPEEVESDAVAAPAAPRVGNKVAPKPQDLPPENEPSFFDRMLEKIGF is encoded by the coding sequence ATGCGTTATTTTTCTAGTTTACGTTATCTAGTTGTTTTGCTGGTTTTGCTTTGCACTGCATGTGGTACGGCGCTTCCTAGCATTAAGCCATATAAGCTGGATGTTCAGCAGGGTAATGTGGTCACTTCTAAAATGCTGTTGCAACTACGTCCTGGCATGACCAAATCTCAAGTGCGCTTTATTATGGGGACTCCGCTGATTCAGGATAGTTTCCACGGTAACCGTTGGGACTATGTGTATCAAATGCGCGAGGCTGGCAAGATTATCGAACAGCGTCGTGTGATTCTTGATTTTGAAAAAGACTTGTTAAAAGCAGTGCGCGGTGACGTGATTCCAGCTGGCAGTGCTGCACCTGAAACTGAGCGTGCCAATACCGGGACTCGCTTGGTCGAGCCGTATAAAAAGCCAGAAGAAAAGAGCTTAATTAATAAGCTGAAATTCTGGGAAAAAGACGAAGCTGCGCCGGCTAAGGCGCCTGAGGAAAAAGCGCCGGCAGCAAAAGCTGATGTGAAAAAAGTGCCAGAGCTTAAGGCGGTTGAGCCTAAAGCTGCAGAGCAAATCAAGGTCGATGCTGTTGAGCAGCCTGCGGCTACCGACGCGTCGCCATCCATGCTGGCAGTTCCACTAGCAGTGCCTGTGGCTCCATCAACTGAGGCAGCTGTTGCTGCGCCAGCCGCTGTGGCTAGTCCTGCACCTGTGGTCGAGGCTACTCCAGTAATACCTGAGGTGGTTAAGCAGTCTGAGCCAGAAGTTGTGCCACAAGTTGCTGCGCCTGTTGAGTCACCAGTGAACTCTCCGCTTTATGAATCGGCGTCAGGTATGGTGTTCGACCGCAAGTTACGCTCATTGCCAGAAGAGGTTGAGTCTGATGCCGTGGCTGCTCCTGCCGCGCCGCGCGTAGGCAATAAAGTTGCGCCTAAGCCTCAGGATTTGCCGCCAGAAAATGAGCCTAGCTTCTTTGATCGCATGTTGGAAAAGATTGGCTTTTAA
- the fur gene encoding ferric iron uptake transcriptional regulator produces the protein MQDQKDLKNAGLKATLPRLKVLNLFENSKERHLSAEDIYKIMINAGEDVGLATVYRVLTQFEQAGLLIRHHFESGKAVFELNSGGHHDHIVCIKCGRVEEFYDPEIEKRQESAAAKLGFTMQDHSLTIYGVCSKQPCESKE, from the coding sequence ATGCAAGATCAAAAAGATTTAAAAAACGCTGGGCTCAAAGCCACCTTACCAAGACTTAAGGTGTTAAACCTTTTTGAGAACAGCAAAGAACGCCACCTATCGGCCGAAGATATCTACAAGATTATGATTAACGCTGGTGAGGATGTGGGTTTGGCTACGGTCTATCGCGTACTGACACAATTTGAGCAAGCAGGCCTATTGATTAGACACCACTTTGAAAGCGGTAAAGCAGTGTTTGAGCTGAATAGTGGTGGACACCATGACCACATCGTCTGTATTAAATGTGGTCGCGTTGAAGAGTTCTATGACCCAGAAATCGAAAAAAGACAAGAAAGTGCAGCGGCTAAACTAGGCTTCACCATGCAAGATCACTCACTGACCATTTACGGCGTTTGCTCTAAGCAGCCATGCGAGAGCAAAGAGTAA